From Coffea arabica cultivar ET-39 chromosome 10e, Coffea Arabica ET-39 HiFi, whole genome shotgun sequence, one genomic window encodes:
- the LOC113712356 gene encoding DEAD-box ATP-dependent RNA helicase 45, which yields MDDVKQKSRKEGSEKESLKRSHRDREDRDRDKERNGERSKDRVRDLHRSSSDRKEKKERESRHSERERSSDDKYRDRDRDRERHKDRHKEKDREKERTTGRDAERARDKGRDKEDREVDREKEEKERERAKERERERAKEREREREERERERERDRERERERERRERDREREKDRKEREREKERERIREKEKRREADRDYSSDENGVRDRDRKRRRRDDDHKDRDREQSSKSSKHRDEVEVSSPQKMEEEDFVDKKENTREEDLAEEQRKLDEEMEKRRRRVQEWQELRRKREESEREVLGVAANVEEPKSGKAWTLEGESDDEEAPSEGKEDADMSVDGGGKTMDGDGGSMAVDSENEHVISAAENGVGGSMDDEEIDPLDAFMNSMVLPEVERLHSEPPASEDMDTGLKEKNGRGNGEQPNKGVNKSMGRIISGEDSDSDYGVIENEEDPLEDEDDAEFMKRVKKTKAEKLGVVDHSKINYASFRKNFYIEVKEIAKMTFEEVATYRKELELKIHGKDVPKPVKTWHQTGLGNKILETIKKLNYEKPMPIQAQALPIIMSGRDCIGIAKTGSGKTLAFVLPMLRHIKDQPPLNSGDGPIGLVLAPTRELVQQIHSDIKKFSKGLGLSCVPVYGGSGVAQQISQLKRGAEIVVCTPGRMIDILCTSAGKITNLRRVTYLVMDEADRMFDMGFEPQISKIVQNTRPDRQTVLFSATFPRQVEILARKVLNKPVEIQVGGRSVVNKDIAQLVEVRPESDRFLRLLEILGEWYEKGKILIFVHSQEKCDALFRDLLKHGYPCLSLHGAKDQTDRESTIADFKSNVCNLLIATSVAARGLDVKELELVINFDVPNHYEDYVHRVGRTGRAGRKGCAITFISEDDARYAPDLVKALELSEQVVPDDLKALADGFMAKVNQGLEQAHGTGYGGSGFKFNEEEDEVRKAAKKAQAKEYGFDEDKSDSDDEEGVRKAGGDISQQAVLAQAAALAAATKTSVPTPIPTSQIGGLPVSLPSILANIPSVTSVVPGSGPNDGAARAAALAAAMNLKHTFAKIQADAMPEHYEAELEINDFPQNARWKVTHKETLSPISDWTGAAITTRGQFFPPGKTPGPGERKLFLFIEGPTEQSVKRAKAELKHVLEEITMQASSLPGSAQPGKYSVV from the coding sequence ATGGATGATGTTAAGCAGAAATCAAGGAAGGAAGGTTCAGAGAAGGAGTCACTGAAGAGGAGTCACCGTGACAGAGAGGATAGGGACCGTGACAAAGAGAGGAATGGGGAGAGGTCCAAGGACAGGGTCAGGGACCTCCACCGTTCATCTTCTgatagaaaggaaaaaaaggagcGGGAGAGCCGTCACTCTGAGAGGGAGAGGAGTAGTGATGACAaatatagggatagggatagggACAGGGAGAGACACAAGGATCGGCACAAAGAGAAGGACAGGGAAAAGGAGAGGACTACTGGTCGGGATGCTGAAAGAGCTAGAGACAAGGGTAGAGACAAGGAAGACAGAGAAGTTGACagggagaaggaagaaaaggagCGAGAGAGAGCAAAGGAAAGGGAGCGAGAAAGGGCaaaggagagggagagagagcgtgaagaaagagagagggagagagaaagagatagggaaagggagagggagagggagagaaggGAGAGGGATCGAGAAAGAGAGAAGGATaggaaggagagagagagggagaaggaGAGGGAGAGAATCAGAGAAAAGGAGAAGCGTCGTGAAGCAGATAGGGATTATAGTAGTGATGAAAATGGTGTCAGGGACCGTGACAGAAAGAGGCGGAGAAGAGATGATGACCATAAGGACAGGGATCGTGAACAGAGTAGCAAAAGCAGCAAGCACAGGGATGAGGTTGAAGTTAGTAGTCCCCAGAAAATGGAGGAGGAAGACTTTGTGGATAAGAAAGAGAACACACGAGAAGAAGATCTTGCTGAAGAACAGAGGAAATTGGATGAGGAGATGGAAAAGCGGAGGAGGAGAGTTCAGGAATGGCAAGAATTaagaagaaaaagggaggaATCTGAGAGAGAAGTACTGGGAGTTGCAGCTAATGTAGAAGAACCCAAGTCTGGCAAGGCTTGGACCCTGGAAGGGGAATCTGATGATGAAGAAGCTCCATCTGAGGGAAAAGAAGATGCTGATATGAGTGTGGATGGAGGTGGCAAGACCATGGATGGGGATGGAGGTAGCATGGCTGTTGATTCTGAGAATGAGCATGTCATATCTGCAGCTGAGAATGGTGTTGGAGGTAGCATGGATGATGAAGAGATTGATCCCTTGGATGCTTTTATGAACTCTATGGTCTTGCCTGAAGTTGAGAGGCTTCATTCTGAGCCTCCTGCATCTGAAGACATGGATACCGGTTTGAAGGAGAAAAATGGCAGAGGCAACGGAGAACAGCCTAACAAAGGTGTGAATAAGTCTATGGGAAGGATCATTTCAGGCGAAGATTCTGATTCAGATTACGGCGTTATTGAAAATGAGGAGGATCCCCTGGAGGATGAAGATGATGCAGAATTCATGAAAAGGGTAAAGAAAACTAAAGCAGAGAAACTTGGAGTTGTCGATCATTCTAAAATTAACTATGCTTCATTTCGAAAGAACTTCTATATTGAGGTGAAGGAGATTGCAAAAATGACTTTTGAGGAAGTAGCTACTTACAGGAAAGAGCTGGAATTGAAGATACACGGAAAGGATGTTCCCAAGCCTGTTAAAACCTGGCATCAGACTGGGTTAGGAAATAAAATCTTGGAAACAATAAAAAAGCTGAACTATGAAAAGCCCATGCCTATTCAGGCTCAAGCACTGCCCATCATTATGAGTGGCAGAGACTGCATCGGCATAGCGAAGACGGGATCTGGCAAAACTTTAGCATTTGTGCTGCCAATGTTGAGGCATATTAAGGATCAGCCTCCACTGAATTCAGGAGATGGGCCTATTGGACTCGTATTGGCACCAACCAGAGAGCTTGTCCAACAAATTCATAGTGACATCAAGAAGTTTTCTAAGGGATTGGGGCTCAGTTGTGTACCTGTTTATGGTGGTTCTGGTGTTGCCCAACAGATTAGCCAATTGAAACGAGGGGCAGAGATTGTTGTTTGCACTCCAGGTAGGATGATTGACATTCTTTGTACAAGTGCCGGTAAAATAACGAATCTGCGTCGGGTCACTTATTTGGTCATGGATGAAGCTGACAGGATGTTTGATATGGGCTTTGAACCTCAAATTTCAAAGATCGTCCAAAATACACGACCAGATCGACAAACAGTACTTTTTTCTGCTACTTTTCCCCGCCAAGTGGAAATACTGGCTCGTAAAGTATTGAACAAACCTGTTGAAATCCAGGTCGGTGGGAGAAGTGTTGTCAACAAAGATATAGCTCAACTGGTGGAGGTGAGACCTGAAAGTGATAGGTTCCTTCGACTTCTAGAAATTCTAGGTGAATGGTATGAGAAAGGaaagattttgatttttgtCCACTCACAGGAGAAATGTGATGCATTGTTTAGAGACTTGCTCAAGCATGGTTACCCTTGCTTATCTCTTCATGGGGCAAAGGATCAAACAGATCGTGAATCCACCATAGCAGATTTCAAGAGTAATGTATGCAACTTGTTGATTGCAACAAGTGTTGCTGCTAGGGGTTTAGATGTAAAGGAGCTTGAACTGGTGATTAATTTTGATGTTCCAAACCATTATGAGGATTATGTTCATCGTGTTGGGCGAACTGGTCGAGCTGGTCGAAAAGGCTGTGCTATAACATTTATATCAGAAGACGATGCAAGATATGCACCAGATCTTGTCAAAGCTTTGGAACTTTCTGAGCAAGTTGTACCTGATGATTTGAAAGCTCTTGCTGATGGTTTCATGGCAAAGGTGAATCAGGGACTTGAGCAAGCCCATGGAACAGGTTATGGGGGTAGTGGATTTAAGTTTaatgaagaggaagatgaagtcAGGAAAGCTGCCAAGAAAGCACAGGCAAAAGAATACGGGTTTGACGAAGATAAATCTGATTCAGATGATGAAGAAGGTGTTCGAAAGGCAGGTGGTGACATCTCTCAGCAAGCTGTCCTCGCCCAAGCTGCTGCCCTTGCTGCTGCGACTAAGACAAGTGTGCCAACACCGATCCCAACTTCCCAGATTGGTGGATTACCTGTTTCTCTTCCTAGCATCCTCGCAAACATTCCATCTGTTACTTCAGTAGTCCCTGGGAGTGGGCCCAATGATGGTGCAGCCAGGGCCGCAGCACTGGCTGCTGCTATGAACTTGAAGCATACCTTTGCAAAGATTCAAGCTGATGCCATGCCTGAACATTATGAAGCTGAGCTGGAGATAAATGACTTCCCCCAAAATGCTCGTTGGAAGGTGACACACAAGGAAACTTTGTCCCCAATTTCTGATTGGACTGGAGCTGCCATCACAACTAGGGGGCAATTCTTCCCGCCTGGCAAGACACCAGGTCCAGGCGAAAGGAAACTGTTTCTTTTCATTGAAGGCCCTACTG